The Leguminivora glycinivorella isolate SPB_JAAS2020 chromosome 17, LegGlyc_1.1, whole genome shotgun sequence genome has a window encoding:
- the LOC125235085 gene encoding uncharacterized protein LOC125235085 isoform X1 — protein sequence MRFRAAIALLLLLGVTYGDVVVNMFGLWKENAGWELTCSWTLDSRPLQSVRLYKDGTQFLIYRPEKHGIDMKFGSTADDSRLKVHCSDTGSTGKCELLHELVAPPVFNTTYKCEVSEEGPRFDMKFAEYTIEVFVPPIYPQLEISSQDSVVSVNCTSAAIPAPRLVWRIGGQRIPENFSSRRWDPVSKLWHSWSVVTMSQGESLALACDTHFVRAGKLMLGQTVEATVNSAHKLMGLTVSLLIATLTTSLR from the exons GTGTCACATACGGAGATGTCGTCGTGAACATGTTTGGACTCTGGAAGGAGAATGCTGGCTGGGAACTGACATGTTCCTGGACTTTAGACAGCAGACCCTTGCAGTCCGTACGGCTGTATAAAGACGGCACGCAGTTCCTCATATACAGGCCAGAG AAACATGGGATAGACATGAAGTTCGGGTCTACTGCCGATGACTCGCGTCTAAAGGTGCACTGCAGCGACACCGGCAGCACGGGCAAGTGCGAGCTGCTGCACGAGCTGGTGGCGCCCCCTGTGTTCAACACGACGTACAAGTGCGAGGTGTCGGAGGAGGGGCCGAGGTTCGACATGAAGTTTGCGGAGTACACCATAGAAGTATTTG TACCGCCAATATATCCACAGTTGGAGATATCATCGCAAGATAGCGTTGTGAGCGTGAACTGTACCTCGGCGGCGATCCCCGCTCCGAGACTGGTGTGGCGCATAGGAGGTCAGAGA ATTCCAGAGAACTTCTCAAGCCGTCGTTGGGACCCAGTCAGTAAGCTGTGGCACTCGTGGTCGGTGGTCACCATGTCTCAGGGGGAATCTCTGGCGTTGGCCTGTGACACCCATTTCGTGAGGGCGGGCAAACTCATGCTGGGTCAGACCGTTGAGGCTACTGTCAACTCGGCTCATAAACTTATGG GTTTGACTGTTTCTCTATTGATAGCAACTCTGACGACATCACTGCGGTGA
- the LOC125235085 gene encoding uncharacterized protein LOC125235085 isoform X2 codes for MRFRAAIALLLLLGVTYGDVVVNMFGLWKENAGWELTCSWTLDSRPLQSVRLYKDGTQFLIYRPEKHGIDMKFGSTADDSRLKVHCSDTGSTGKCELLHELVAPPVFNTTYKCEVSEEGPRFDMKFAEYTIEVFVPPIYPQLEISSQDSVVSVNCTSAAIPAPRLVWRIGDSRELLKPSLGPSQ; via the exons GTGTCACATACGGAGATGTCGTCGTGAACATGTTTGGACTCTGGAAGGAGAATGCTGGCTGGGAACTGACATGTTCCTGGACTTTAGACAGCAGACCCTTGCAGTCCGTACGGCTGTATAAAGACGGCACGCAGTTCCTCATATACAGGCCAGAG AAACATGGGATAGACATGAAGTTCGGGTCTACTGCCGATGACTCGCGTCTAAAGGTGCACTGCAGCGACACCGGCAGCACGGGCAAGTGCGAGCTGCTGCACGAGCTGGTGGCGCCCCCTGTGTTCAACACGACGTACAAGTGCGAGGTGTCGGAGGAGGGGCCGAGGTTCGACATGAAGTTTGCGGAGTACACCATAGAAGTATTTG TACCGCCAATATATCCACAGTTGGAGATATCATCGCAAGATAGCGTTGTGAGCGTGAACTGTACCTCGGCGGCGATCCCCGCTCCGAGACTGGTGTGGCGCATAGGAG ATTCCAGAGAACTTCTCAAGCCGTCGTTGGGACCCAGTCAGTAA